The following are encoded together in the Proteiniphilum saccharofermentans genome:
- a CDS encoding MlaD family protein, with product MKNTKKALRLGIFVAAALILFVVAVYLIGSKGNLFSPTKDVFSSFKDIRGLVVGNNVRFAGINVGTVKNIRIISDTSVVVTMSIREDYSKYIYKNSKVQIGQEGLMGGKIVLISSGTPETGVIEENDYLVVAEGLDIQGMIAQAQTMLREATQTVSHLNSVTDKINEGDGDIARLLNGNDLTTQLGIATRKLNNSMSDVNEITRKVSSGQGDLGKLINDDAITGQLSGIMKDLHATSVKANAVVEELQQTVHAINYGEGVLPRLLHDKELGLSVDTALTRVDQGVFEVTRAAETIADSWIFRLFSKKKKDTNNQSQPVTTKRQPKEFEVQPGDTIIVPVNESADPEIKRSKN from the coding sequence ATTTAATAGGGAGTAAGGGAAACTTGTTCAGTCCTACCAAGGATGTATTCTCATCATTTAAAGATATACGGGGCCTCGTGGTGGGAAACAATGTCAGGTTTGCAGGCATCAATGTGGGTACGGTGAAAAATATCCGCATTATATCCGATACCTCTGTTGTGGTAACGATGTCAATACGTGAAGATTATTCAAAGTATATTTATAAGAACTCCAAAGTACAGATCGGACAGGAAGGTCTGATGGGAGGAAAGATCGTACTGATCTCTTCCGGAACCCCCGAAACGGGCGTAATTGAGGAGAATGACTACCTGGTCGTGGCTGAAGGATTGGATATACAGGGGATGATTGCCCAGGCCCAGACGATGCTTAGGGAAGCTACCCAAACAGTATCGCACCTTAATTCGGTCACTGATAAGATTAATGAAGGGGACGGGGATATAGCCCGTTTGCTGAATGGGAATGATTTAACTACGCAGTTGGGCATTGCCACCCGTAAATTGAATAACTCAATGTCCGATGTAAATGAAATAACGAGGAAGGTAAGCAGTGGACAGGGAGATTTAGGTAAGCTGATTAACGATGATGCCATTACAGGCCAGTTGTCAGGAATCATGAAGGACCTACATGCCACTTCCGTAAAAGCCAACGCAGTTGTTGAAGAATTACAGCAGACAGTGCATGCTATAAATTATGGAGAAGGTGTTTTACCCCGCTTACTTCACGACAAAGAATTAGGATTGAGTGTGGATACGGCTTTAACAAGAGTGGACCAGGGTGTTTTTGAGGTTACCAGGGCAGCCGAGACCATAGCAGACAGTTGGATTTTCAGGTTGTTTTCAAAAAAGAAAAAAGATACCAACAATCAGTCCCAACCTGTAACCACAAAAAGACAGCCCAAAGAGTTTGAAGTTCAGCCGGGAGATACCATAATAGTCCCGGTGAATGAATCGGCTGATCCCGAAATAAAAAGAAGTAAAAATTGA
- a CDS encoding N-acetylmuramoyl-L-alanine amidase family protein, giving the protein MALHRKQLFFLFWILMPALFVTVQPLPAQTRKFTVVIDPGHGGKDPGAVGSSSKEKDIVLSVGLKLGKLIENNHPDVNVVYTRKDDRFVELNRRAAIANKAHADLFISLHCNALDRRRTSPQGVETFVLGLHRSKDNLDVAKAENSVIMYEEDYSVKYEGFNPNEPESYIIFEFMANEFLDRSVYFATMVQNQLVTNSKRINRNVRQAGFLVLREVAMPSVLVELGYISNREEEKYLKSGSGQSSLAASIYNGFKEYKREYDKKSYVFTNGGAQYPQSQGSQLSPEAVSGKEYRVQFLTSSRKYENGASVFKGLTPVDYYTDGKTYKYTYGRTTNPEESRKLLSKVRKNFKDAFIIEFENGERVK; this is encoded by the coding sequence ATGGCATTACACAGAAAGCAGTTATTTTTTCTTTTTTGGATTCTGATGCCGGCTTTGTTTGTTACAGTACAGCCGCTACCTGCTCAAACCAGGAAATTTACTGTTGTGATTGATCCCGGTCATGGGGGTAAGGATCCCGGAGCTGTAGGATCGAGTTCCAAAGAGAAGGATATTGTACTGTCGGTAGGTCTGAAGCTGGGGAAGCTCATCGAGAATAATCATCCCGATGTAAATGTCGTATATACACGAAAAGACGACCGGTTTGTGGAGTTGAATCGGAGAGCCGCGATTGCCAATAAGGCACATGCCGACCTGTTTATCTCGCTTCACTGTAATGCTCTCGACCGCAGGAGAACATCTCCACAGGGAGTGGAGACTTTCGTGTTGGGGTTACATAGGAGCAAAGACAACCTGGATGTTGCAAAGGCGGAGAACTCGGTGATTATGTACGAGGAGGACTATTCAGTCAAGTACGAGGGGTTTAATCCTAATGAGCCGGAGTCTTATATTATTTTTGAATTCATGGCCAACGAGTTCCTCGACCGGAGTGTTTATTTTGCTACTATGGTACAGAACCAGTTGGTTACCAATTCAAAGAGGATCAACAGAAATGTCCGTCAGGCCGGATTTCTCGTTTTGAGAGAGGTGGCTATGCCAAGTGTACTCGTGGAGTTGGGATATATCAGTAACAGGGAGGAAGAGAAATACCTGAAGAGCGGGAGCGGTCAGAGTTCGCTCGCTGCAAGTATTTATAATGGCTTCAAAGAGTATAAGCGGGAGTATGATAAGAAGAGTTATGTGTTTACTAACGGTGGAGCACAATATCCGCAGTCCCAGGGGAGCCAGCTGTCACCTGAAGCGGTGAGTGGAAAAGAATACAGGGTTCAGTTTCTTACTTCATCCCGGAAGTATGAGAACGGTGCTTCGGTGTTCAAAGGGTTAACCCCTGTCGACTATTATACCGATGGTAAGACTTATAAATATACATATGGACGCACAACCAATCCAGA